A stretch of the Massilia varians genome encodes the following:
- a CDS encoding universal stress protein: protein MRRIDRILLAINQSHPGRVEMRASLLAPALGVEAFDVLALKRAGSGMRPTTAYSHVQVDGGKLRALVDGEARPLGDFPLPDELDKVWTVRRGHPADVIAVTADSIRADLTLMAGSGRPRLPLWARPSRDADVVRLCQGAVLLVHGEPRHDYRNVVVATDFSRASLAAARTAALLAPDARFVFVHAFQQPETAMMRELELPLRVIRSYREQGWEAARRKLDEFVELFLHDVPPGRREVHAGRAFDVIRDCVRRQQADLLVLGRGACHPGARLSCTNVMQRLMDEGACDLLVGPDRHGDGSDRRLAA, encoded by the coding sequence GTGCGTAGAATCGACCGGATCCTGCTCGCGATAAACCAGTCCCATCCCGGCCGTGTCGAAATGCGGGCTTCGCTGCTGGCGCCGGCGCTGGGCGTCGAGGCCTTCGACGTGCTGGCCCTGAAGCGCGCCGGCAGCGGTATGCGTCCCACCACCGCCTACAGCCACGTCCAGGTCGATGGCGGCAAGCTCAGGGCGCTGGTCGATGGCGAGGCCAGGCCGCTCGGCGACTTCCCGCTGCCGGACGAGCTGGACAAGGTGTGGACGGTCCGGCGCGGCCATCCGGCCGACGTGATCGCCGTGACAGCCGACAGCATCCGGGCCGACCTGACCCTGATGGCGGGCAGCGGCAGGCCGCGCCTGCCGCTGTGGGCGCGGCCCTCGCGCGACGCCGACGTCGTGCGCCTGTGCCAGGGCGCCGTGCTGCTGGTGCACGGCGAGCCGCGCCACGATTACCGTAATGTCGTGGTGGCCACCGACTTCTCGCGTGCTTCGCTGGCGGCGGCGCGCACCGCGGCGCTGCTTGCGCCGGACGCCCGTTTCGTCTTCGTGCACGCCTTCCAGCAGCCCGAGACGGCCATGATGCGCGAGCTGGAGTTGCCGCTGCGGGTGATCCGCTCCTACCGCGAGCAGGGCTGGGAGGCCGCGCGCAGGAAGCTCGACGAGTTCGTCGAGCTGTTCCTGCATGACGTGCCGCCGGGGCGGCGCGAAGTGCATGCCGGGCGCGCGTTCGATGTCATCCGCGATTGCGTGCGGCGCCAGCAGGCCGACCTGCTGGTGCTGGGGCGCGGCGCGTGCCATCCGGGTGCGCGCCTGTCCTGCACCAACGTGATGCAAAGGCTGATGGACGAGGGCGCATGCGATCTCCTGGTCGGACCGGACCGCCACGGCGACGGCAGCGACCGGCGCCTGGCGGCGTAA
- a CDS encoding GreA/GreB family elongation factor, which translates to MCTTTYLSQHDLVVLTRFVRARSADPGRVDAAVRRLAHLTAVSRALPGIDSGGQARRVSLGASVRYRVAACGTAVPSRGSRDLDTIVIASPQDAHAMLPRVPVLAPLALGLLGHAEGCTVDVELPLGRSMRLEIVEVQPPSGLPA; encoded by the coding sequence ATGTGCACTACCACCTACCTCAGCCAGCACGACCTGGTTGTTCTGACGCGCTTCGTGCGGGCACGATCGGCCGATCCCGGCCGGGTCGACGCCGCCGTGCGCCGCCTGGCGCACCTGACCGCCGTCTCCCGGGCGCTTCCCGGCATCGATAGCGGCGGCCAGGCGCGCCGCGTCTCGCTCGGTGCGAGCGTGCGCTACCGCGTCGCCGCCTGCGGCACCGCCGTCCCCAGCCGGGGCAGCCGCGATCTCGACACCATCGTCATCGCCTCTCCGCAAGATGCGCACGCCATGCTGCCGCGCGTTCCGGTACTGGCCCCGCTTGCGCTGGGCCTGCTGGGACATGCCGAGGGCTGCACGGTCGATGTCGAGCTGCCCCTGGGGCGCAGCATGCGCCTGGAAATCGTCGAGGTGCAGCCGCCCTCGGGCCTGCCGGCCTGA
- a CDS encoding AMP-binding protein, with protein MTPTQRFLQARDFLLQHRLDYDTAYREYRQPRFDAFNWGLDYFDQMARDNHATALWVVEEDGREQKISFADMASRSCQVAEYLRLCGVRRGDRVLLMLPNRVELWEIMLAGIKLGAVLVPTTMLVSGPDLQDRIARGRVRHVIAQATEAHKFDGMAGSFTRIAVGGAAGAKPEGWRDFADSHDIQSVFTPQGETRATDPLLLYFTSGTTAKPKLVLHSHQSYPVGHLSTMYWIGLQPGDVHWNISSPGWAKHAWSCFFAPWNAGAAIFVYNYERFSAKAALDTIQRCGVTSLCAPPTVWRMMIKEDLSAWRPPLRELVGAGEPLNPEVIEQVEQAWGIRIRDGFGQSESTCQIGNPPGQPIKPGSMGRPLPGYRVALLDIDEQPAEEGEIALSLDPAPLGLMMCYEGDEEKTAQVMRAGHYHTGDTATVDQDGYYFYVGRNDDVFKSSDYRISPFELESVLIEHEAVLEAAIVPSPDPLRLSVPKAFVTLRQGVPPSRELAASLFAFARERLAPYKRIRRIEFRELPKTISGKIRRVELRKEEAGRAAGAAQADGQGVEYREEEFPA; from the coding sequence ATGACGCCGACCCAGCGCTTTCTGCAAGCGCGCGACTTCCTGCTGCAGCACCGCCTCGACTACGACACCGCCTATCGCGAGTACCGGCAGCCCCGGTTCGACGCCTTTAACTGGGGGCTGGACTACTTCGACCAGATGGCCAGGGACAACCACGCCACGGCCCTCTGGGTAGTCGAAGAGGACGGCCGCGAGCAGAAAATCTCGTTCGCCGACATGGCCTCGCGTTCGTGCCAGGTGGCCGAGTACCTGCGCTTATGCGGGGTCAGGCGCGGCGACCGGGTGCTCCTGATGCTGCCCAACCGGGTCGAGTTGTGGGAGATCATGCTGGCCGGGATCAAGCTTGGCGCGGTGCTGGTGCCGACCACCATGCTGGTGTCGGGCCCCGACCTGCAGGACCGCATCGCGCGCGGCCGCGTCAGGCACGTCATCGCCCAGGCCACCGAAGCGCACAAGTTCGACGGCATGGCCGGCAGCTTCACCCGCATCGCGGTGGGCGGCGCGGCAGGCGCCAAACCCGAAGGCTGGCGCGACTTCGCCGACAGCCACGACATCCAGTCGGTGTTCACGCCGCAGGGCGAGACCCGCGCCACCGACCCGCTGCTGCTGTATTTCACTTCCGGCACCACGGCCAAGCCCAAGCTGGTGCTGCACAGCCACCAGAGCTATCCGGTCGGCCACCTGTCGACCATGTACTGGATCGGCCTGCAGCCGGGCGACGTCCACTGGAACATCTCCTCGCCCGGCTGGGCCAAGCACGCCTGGAGCTGCTTCTTCGCGCCCTGGAACGCGGGCGCCGCCATCTTCGTCTACAACTACGAGCGTTTTTCCGCCAAGGCCGCGCTGGACACGATCCAGCGCTGCGGCGTGACCTCGTTGTGCGCGCCGCCGACGGTCTGGCGCATGATGATCAAGGAAGACCTGAGCGCCTGGCGCCCGCCGCTGCGCGAACTGGTCGGCGCCGGCGAGCCGCTCAACCCCGAGGTGATCGAACAGGTCGAGCAGGCCTGGGGCATCCGCATCCGCGACGGCTTCGGCCAGTCGGAAAGCACCTGCCAGATCGGCAACCCGCCGGGCCAGCCGATCAAGCCCGGCTCGATGGGCCGGCCGCTGCCGGGCTACCGGGTGGCGCTGCTCGACATCGACGAGCAGCCCGCCGAGGAAGGCGAGATCGCGCTGTCGCTCGATCCGGCGCCATTGGGGCTGATGATGTGCTACGAGGGCGACGAAGAAAAGACCGCCCAGGTGATGCGCGCCGGCCACTACCATACCGGCGATACTGCCACGGTCGACCAGGACGGCTACTACTTCTACGTCGGGCGCAACGACGACGTGTTCAAGTCCTCGGACTACCGCATCAGCCCCTTCGAGCTCGAGAGCGTCCTGATCGAGCACGAGGCGGTGCTGGAGGCGGCGATCGTGCCGAGCCCGGACCCGCTGCGGCTGTCGGTGCCGAAGGCCTTCGTCACCCTGCGCCAGGGCGTCCCGCCTTCGCGCGAGCTGGCGGCATCGCTGTTCGCGTTCGCGCGCGAGCGGCTCGCGCCCTACAAGCGCATCCGGCGCATCGAGTTCCGCGAGCTGCCCAAGACCATTTCGGGCAAGATCCGGCGCGTCGAGCTGCGCAAGGAAGAAGCCGGGCGCGCCGCCGGCGCCGCGCAGGCCGACGGGCAGGGCGTGGAATACCGCGAGGAAGAGTTCCCCGCCTGA
- a CDS encoding 4Fe-4S binding protein, with protein sequence MNIRFTDNPPLDPVQEGRNAQARGAAILAADAIPVFEPAVTVSYQSSGRTLVVGAAEHALPWADRLAAALPVTVLLLDSQQTMPLRPYPVHVARTVALAGWLGAFEARWQAPGQPVQQGRFDLVLDLSPSRLIPSHQRPHGYYAPGYDDGARLEAVEAMLDMVGDFEKPKYFSYKERTCAHGRNGLTGCSACIEICSAQAISGDGDRVKVNPYLCAGCGACSTACPTGAISYAFPPAALTGKRMQAALRSYREGGGQDPVFVLHDPEHGAALLAQLGESVPGRAIPLALQHTASTGIDVWFAAVAYGAAGISVLLTGREAPQYVALLDQQMEIVQAVLSGLGYEGPHFQLLRVEAPDELAVALRHAPRGRTPAEPATFHLANDKRNTLDYALEHLHRHAPLAPEQVALPAGAPFGAIEVDRKACSLCMSCVGACPAGALQDGQGAPLLRFIEKNCVQCGLCASTCPENAISLAPRLSFMESRGQAVVLNESQPFHCIRCDQPFGTLQMVENMLGRLASHPAFSGHLDRLRMCGDCRVIDMMEPRDEMRVTALKRT encoded by the coding sequence ATGAACATCCGCTTTACCGACAATCCGCCGCTCGACCCGGTCCAGGAAGGCCGCAATGCGCAGGCCAGGGGCGCGGCCATCCTGGCTGCCGACGCTATCCCCGTGTTCGAGCCGGCCGTCACCGTCAGCTACCAGTCCAGCGGCCGCACCCTGGTGGTCGGCGCCGCCGAACACGCCTTGCCCTGGGCCGACCGGCTCGCCGCGGCCTTGCCGGTCACCGTGCTGCTGCTCGACAGCCAGCAGACGATGCCGCTGCGCCCGTATCCGGTGCACGTGGCGCGCACCGTCGCGCTGGCGGGCTGGCTGGGCGCCTTCGAGGCGCGCTGGCAGGCGCCCGGGCAGCCGGTCCAGCAGGGCCGCTTCGACCTCGTGCTCGACCTCAGCCCGAGCCGCCTGATTCCCAGCCACCAGCGCCCCCACGGGTATTACGCGCCCGGCTACGACGATGGCGCGCGCCTGGAGGCGGTCGAGGCCATGCTCGACATGGTGGGCGACTTCGAGAAGCCCAAGTATTTCTCGTACAAGGAACGTACCTGCGCCCATGGCCGCAACGGCTTGACGGGCTGCAGCGCCTGCATCGAGATCTGCTCGGCCCAGGCGATTTCCGGCGACGGCGACCGGGTCAAGGTCAACCCCTACCTGTGCGCCGGTTGCGGCGCCTGTTCCACGGCCTGCCCGACCGGCGCCATCAGCTATGCCTTCCCGCCGGCGGCGCTGACCGGCAAGCGCATGCAGGCGGCGCTGCGCTCCTACCGCGAAGGCGGCGGGCAAGACCCTGTCTTCGTGCTGCACGACCCGGAACACGGCGCCGCGCTGCTGGCCCAACTGGGCGAGTCGGTGCCCGGGCGCGCGATCCCGCTGGCGCTGCAGCACACCGCCTCGACCGGCATCGACGTCTGGTTCGCCGCCGTGGCCTATGGCGCGGCCGGCATCTCGGTGCTGCTGACGGGGCGCGAAGCTCCCCAGTATGTCGCCCTGCTGGACCAGCAGATGGAGATCGTCCAGGCGGTACTGAGCGGCCTCGGCTACGAAGGCCCGCATTTCCAGCTGCTGCGCGTGGAGGCGCCGGACGAACTGGCGGTGGCGCTGCGCCACGCCCCGCGCGGCCGTACCCCTGCCGAGCCGGCGACCTTCCACCTGGCGAACGACAAGCGCAACACGCTCGACTACGCCCTCGAGCACCTGCACCGCCATGCGCCGCTGGCGCCCGAGCAGGTCGCGCTGCCGGCCGGCGCGCCTTTTGGTGCGATCGAGGTCGACCGCAAGGCCTGCAGCCTGTGCATGTCCTGCGTCGGCGCCTGCCCGGCCGGGGCGCTGCAGGACGGGCAGGGCGCGCCGCTGCTGCGCTTCATCGAGAAGAACTGCGTCCAGTGCGGCCTGTGCGCCAGCACCTGCCCGGAAAACGCCATCAGCCTGGCGCCGCGCCTGTCCTTCATGGAGAGCCGCGGCCAGGCCGTGGTGCTCAACGAGTCCCAGCCTTTCCACTGCATCCGCTGCGACCAGCCCTTCGGCACCCTGCAGATGGTCGAGAACATGCTCGGCCGTCTGGCTTCGCATCCCGCCTTCAGCGGCCACCTCGACCGCCTGCGCATGTGCGGCGACTGCCGCGTCATCGACATGATGGAGCCGCGCGACGAGATGCGCGTGACGGCGCTCAAGCGCACTTGA
- a CDS encoding DUF3306 domain-containing protein: MSEEGFFRRWARLKSSGADAAPAEGPRAPAPPVPVSEPPGGAMQEADAAPRAPLPTLEDAARLTPDADFSAFVAKGVDQSVRRLALKKLFADPHFNAIDGLDIYMNDYNKAAPLTPAMLASLKHAQGLVTRLFDDRQKEAEAAGQAQAQQAQPVPEPEQAPPSTRQGNA; this comes from the coding sequence ATGTCCGAAGAAGGTTTCTTCCGGCGCTGGGCGCGGCTGAAGTCATCCGGCGCAGACGCGGCGCCGGCCGAAGGTCCGCGCGCACCGGCGCCCCCTGTACCCGTGAGCGAGCCTCCTGGCGGCGCCATGCAGGAAGCCGACGCGGCGCCACGCGCCCCCTTGCCGACGCTCGAAGACGCGGCGCGGCTCACCCCGGATGCCGACTTCTCCGCCTTCGTGGCCAAGGGCGTCGACCAGTCGGTGCGGCGTCTGGCGCTCAAAAAACTGTTCGCCGATCCGCATTTCAATGCGATCGACGGCCTCGATATCTACATGAACGACTACAACAAGGCGGCGCCGCTCACCCCGGCCATGCTGGCTTCGCTCAAGCATGCGCAGGGCCTGGTCACGCGCCTGTTCGACGACCGGCAGAAAGAGGCCGAGGCGGCAGGGCAGGCACAGGCACAGCAAGCGCAGCCGGTGCCGGAACCCGAACAGGCGCCGCCGTCCACACGACAAGGGAACGCATGA
- a CDS encoding DUF3305 domain-containing protein, which produces MGSMPIAVIMQRRAVQHRWADEAWEAVGVVPDRGNLPRLQVLSETPERDYYLVSGLELELYTDENEGYYENCMAPDSKVFVLWRMEEGKAIPVRASVSYVEGTRMFDSGEQADGVAMPAEIYAWVAGYLREHYQPKPRSRRGRQHG; this is translated from the coding sequence ATGGGAAGCATGCCAATCGCGGTGATCATGCAGCGGCGCGCCGTGCAGCACCGCTGGGCCGACGAGGCCTGGGAGGCGGTCGGCGTGGTGCCGGACCGCGGCAACCTGCCGCGCCTGCAGGTGCTCAGCGAGACTCCGGAGCGCGACTACTACCTCGTCTCCGGCCTCGAACTCGAGCTGTACACCGACGAGAACGAAGGCTATTACGAAAACTGCATGGCGCCGGATTCCAAGGTGTTCGTGCTGTGGCGTATGGAGGAGGGCAAGGCGATTCCCGTACGCGCCTCGGTCAGCTACGTCGAGGGCACGCGCATGTTCGACTCGGGCGAGCAGGCCGACGGCGTGGCCATGCCGGCCGAGATCTATGCCTGGGTGGCCGGCTACCTGCGCGAGCACTACCAGCCCAAGCCGCGCTCGCGCCGCGGGCGCCAGCACGGATGA
- a CDS encoding formate dehydrogenase subunit gamma, which produces MHAISSRASLLLTQLLITGLVLALLSTAAWAGVPNKDAKPAYAEEQTMLQIEGDSVVKEPGLTNAASGRVHMDRHFLGQYGATEANVIVQRGGNTWRMLRNGPLASIAGFILLAVPLLIFVFYKAVGAAKEVAPSGRQIKRFTAWERNVHWATAYSFIALAITGIIIMYGKKIMLPWMGHDLFSWVAIISKYLHNFVGPLFIVCSVLMFITFLRRNFFNRNDWQWVKQGGGLVSHKHPPAGFFNAGEKAWFWLGLTLLGIVMSITGLILDFVTFGQTRYVLQVANYLHIGGAALYIAAAMGHIYIGTWGTPGAYQAMREGHVDENWAAVHHSLWLEQVRNGTATDPAHRPHPDARPGHPSPRPGPAA; this is translated from the coding sequence ATGCACGCCATTTCCTCGCGCGCGTCGCTGTTGCTGACGCAGTTGCTGATTACTGGCCTGGTGCTGGCACTGCTGTCGACGGCCGCCTGGGCCGGCGTACCCAACAAGGACGCCAAGCCCGCCTACGCCGAGGAGCAGACCATGCTCCAGATCGAAGGCGATTCGGTGGTGAAGGAGCCGGGCCTGACCAACGCGGCCTCGGGGCGGGTCCACATGGACCGCCACTTCCTGGGCCAGTACGGCGCCACCGAGGCCAACGTCATCGTCCAGCGCGGCGGCAACACCTGGCGCATGCTACGCAACGGGCCGCTGGCCAGCATCGCCGGCTTCATCCTGCTGGCGGTGCCGCTCCTGATCTTCGTGTTCTACAAGGCGGTCGGCGCCGCCAAGGAAGTGGCGCCGTCCGGACGCCAGATCAAGCGCTTCACCGCCTGGGAGCGCAACGTGCACTGGGCCACGGCCTACAGCTTCATCGCGCTGGCGATCACCGGCATCATCATCATGTACGGCAAGAAGATCATGCTGCCCTGGATGGGGCACGACCTGTTCTCCTGGGTCGCGATCATCTCCAAGTACCTGCACAACTTCGTTGGGCCGCTGTTCATCGTCTGCTCGGTGCTGATGTTCATCACTTTCCTGCGCCGCAACTTCTTCAACCGCAACGACTGGCAGTGGGTGAAGCAGGGCGGCGGCCTGGTGTCGCACAAGCATCCGCCGGCCGGCTTCTTCAACGCGGGCGAAAAGGCCTGGTTCTGGCTCGGCCTGACCCTGCTGGGCATCGTCATGTCGATTACCGGCCTGATCCTGGATTTCGTCACCTTCGGCCAGACCCGCTACGTGCTGCAGGTGGCCAACTACCTGCACATCGGCGGCGCTGCCCTGTACATCGCCGCCGCCATGGGCCATATCTACATCGGCACCTGGGGCACGCCGGGGGCCTACCAGGCCATGCGCGAAGGCCACGTCGACGAGAACTGGGCCGCCGTCCACCACTCGCTGTGGCTGGAACAGGTCCGCAACGGCACCGCGACCGACCCGGCGCACCGTCCCCATCCGGACGCCCGGCCGGGCCACCCGAGCCCCCGTCCGGGCCCGGCCGCCTGA
- the fdh3B gene encoding formate dehydrogenase FDH3 subunit beta encodes MKFICDTERCIDCNGCVTACKNEHELPWGINRRRVVTINDGIPGERSVSVACMHCTDAPCLAVCPTNCIYHTEDGIVLHSKDQCIGCGYCYYACPFGAPQFPETGMFNHRGKMDKCTFCAGGPEPDTSEAEFKKYGRNRIAEGKLPACAEQCGTKALLGGEANQIADIYRQRVETRGYGPELWGWKIAYGRPKRGGEIKAKGDLPRVNQQVGDVQNDPGRIVQ; translated from the coding sequence ATGAAATTTATCTGCGACACAGAGCGCTGCATCGACTGCAACGGCTGCGTGACCGCATGCAAGAACGAACACGAATTGCCCTGGGGTATCAACCGGCGCCGGGTGGTGACCATCAACGACGGCATCCCCGGTGAGCGCTCGGTGTCGGTGGCCTGCATGCACTGCACCGACGCGCCCTGCCTGGCGGTGTGCCCGACCAACTGCATCTACCACACCGAGGACGGCATCGTCCTGCACAGCAAGGACCAGTGCATCGGCTGCGGCTACTGCTACTACGCCTGTCCGTTCGGGGCGCCGCAGTTCCCCGAGACCGGCATGTTCAACCACCGCGGCAAGATGGACAAGTGCACCTTTTGCGCCGGCGGCCCGGAACCGGATACTTCCGAAGCCGAGTTCAAGAAGTATGGGCGCAACCGCATCGCCGAAGGCAAGCTGCCGGCCTGCGCCGAGCAGTGCGGCACCAAGGCCCTGCTGGGCGGCGAGGCCAACCAGATCGCCGACATCTACCGCCAGCGCGTCGAGACGCGCGGCTACGGCCCCGAGCTGTGGGGCTGGAAGATCGCCTACGGCCGGCCCAAGCGCGGCGGCGAGATCAAGGCGAAGGGCGACCTGCCGCGGGTGAACCAGCAGGTCGGCGACGTGCAGAACGACCCGGGGAGGATCGTCCAATGA
- a CDS encoding formate dehydrogenase subunit alpha has translation MSLVKSVRDSGLKRRRFLVGAGVAAGAGALARQLPLNVIEPAHADQVADAPVPTEVKRTICSHCSVGCSVDAVVANGVWVRQEAAFDSPINMGAHCAKGASVREHAFGEHRLRYPMKLVNGKYVRMSWDQAINEIGDKLIELRQKSGPDALMVIGSSKHNNEQAYLLRKWVSFWGSNNCDHQARICHSTTVAGVAQTFGYGAMTNSFNDLHHSKAVMFIGSNPAEAHPISMLHFLHAKELGAKMIVIDPRFTRTARFAHHYVRVRPGTDIPLVWGILWHIFQNGWEDKEYIAARTYGMEDVRKEVAKWTPDKVSDITGVPEASVKMAAEMLAKNKPSSVVWCMGITQHTVGTANVRALSILQLALGNIGVPGGGANIYRGHDNVQGATDVGPNGDSLPGYYGIAEGAWKHFAGVWGVDYEWIKSRFGSKELMEKPGITVSRWFDAVNEENQYIDQPSNLRAVFYWGHAPNSQTRLPDMKAAMQKLDMLVVIDPYPSMTASMHGRTDGVYLLPAASQFETSGSCTASNRSIQWRERVIMPLFECKSDHEIMYLFAKKLGFHNELCKNIKVVLNEPVVEDILREINRSCWTIGYTGCSPERLKLHMENKHTFNPTTLRADDGPCKGDYYGLPWPCWGTPEMKHPGTPILYDLNKSVAEGGLPFRANWGVEHNGESLLAADGSTNKDSQLDVGYPEFDHVFLKKLGWWAELTPQEQAMAEGKNWKTDNSGGIIRVVIGHGCAPFGNARARCNVWNFPDPVPTHREPLASPRRDLVAKYPSYDDKANFWRLPTLFKSVQDVDYSKDFPLIMTSGRLVEYEGGGEETRSNPWLAELQQNMFVEINPRDAAQIRAKVGDYVWVETPTGARLKMMAMVTERVPIGLVWMPFHFGGWWMGEDLERHYPEGGAPTVRGEACNTGWTYGYDAVTMMQETKVSQCRVVKA, from the coding sequence ATGTCCCTCGTGAAGTCCGTCCGCGACAGCGGACTCAAACGGCGCCGCTTCCTGGTCGGCGCCGGTGTCGCCGCCGGCGCCGGCGCTCTGGCCCGGCAGCTGCCGCTGAACGTGATCGAACCGGCGCACGCCGACCAGGTCGCCGACGCCCCGGTGCCCACCGAGGTCAAGCGCACCATCTGCAGCCACTGCTCGGTGGGCTGCTCGGTGGACGCGGTGGTGGCCAACGGCGTCTGGGTGCGCCAGGAAGCCGCCTTCGATTCACCCATCAACATGGGCGCGCACTGCGCCAAGGGCGCCTCGGTGCGCGAGCACGCCTTCGGCGAGCACCGCCTGCGCTACCCGATGAAGCTGGTGAACGGCAAATACGTGCGGATGTCCTGGGACCAGGCCATCAACGAGATCGGCGACAAGCTGATCGAGCTGCGCCAGAAATCCGGCCCCGACGCGCTGATGGTGATCGGCAGCTCCAAGCACAACAACGAGCAGGCCTACCTGCTGCGCAAGTGGGTCTCGTTCTGGGGCTCGAACAACTGCGACCACCAGGCGCGCATCTGCCACTCGACGACGGTCGCGGGCGTGGCCCAGACCTTCGGCTACGGGGCGATGACCAACTCCTTCAACGATTTGCACCACAGCAAGGCGGTGATGTTCATCGGTTCGAATCCGGCCGAGGCCCACCCGATCTCGATGCTGCACTTCCTGCACGCCAAGGAGCTGGGCGCGAAGATGATCGTGATCGACCCGCGCTTCACCCGCACCGCGCGCTTCGCCCACCACTACGTGCGGGTGCGCCCGGGCACCGACATCCCGCTGGTCTGGGGCATCCTGTGGCACATCTTCCAGAACGGCTGGGAGGACAAGGAATACATCGCGGCCCGTACCTACGGCATGGAAGACGTGCGCAAGGAAGTGGCGAAATGGACGCCGGATAAAGTCTCGGACATCACCGGCGTGCCGGAAGCCTCGGTCAAGATGGCCGCCGAGATGCTGGCCAAGAACAAGCCCTCGTCGGTGGTCTGGTGCATGGGCATTACCCAGCACACGGTGGGCACCGCCAACGTGCGCGCACTGTCAATCCTGCAGCTGGCGCTGGGCAACATCGGTGTTCCGGGCGGCGGCGCCAACATCTACCGCGGCCACGACAATGTGCAGGGCGCCACCGACGTCGGCCCCAACGGCGACTCGCTGCCCGGCTACTACGGCATCGCCGAGGGCGCCTGGAAGCACTTCGCCGGCGTCTGGGGCGTCGACTACGAATGGATCAAGTCGCGCTTCGGCTCCAAGGAGCTGATGGAAAAGCCCGGCATCACGGTGTCGCGCTGGTTCGACGCCGTCAACGAAGAGAACCAGTACATCGACCAGCCGAGCAACCTGCGCGCCGTGTTCTACTGGGGCCACGCGCCCAACAGCCAGACCCGCCTGCCGGACATGAAGGCGGCGATGCAGAAGCTCGACATGCTGGTCGTCATCGATCCCTACCCGAGCATGACCGCCTCGATGCACGGCCGCACCGACGGCGTCTACCTGCTGCCGGCCGCCTCGCAGTTCGAAACCTCGGGCTCGTGCACCGCCTCCAACCGCAGCATCCAGTGGCGCGAGCGCGTCATCATGCCGCTGTTCGAGTGCAAGAGCGACCACGAGATCATGTACCTGTTCGCCAAGAAGCTCGGCTTCCACAACGAACTGTGCAAGAACATCAAGGTGGTGCTCAACGAACCGGTGGTCGAGGACATCCTGCGCGAGATCAACCGCTCCTGCTGGACCATCGGCTACACCGGCTGCTCGCCGGAGCGCCTGAAGCTCCACATGGAGAACAAGCACACCTTCAACCCGACCACCCTGCGCGCCGACGACGGTCCCTGCAAGGGCGACTACTACGGCCTGCCGTGGCCGTGCTGGGGCACGCCGGAAATGAAGCACCCCGGCACGCCCATCCTGTACGACCTGAACAAGTCGGTGGCCGAGGGCGGCCTGCCGTTCCGCGCCAACTGGGGCGTCGAGCACAACGGCGAGTCGCTGCTGGCGGCCGACGGCTCCACCAACAAGGACAGCCAACTCGACGTCGGCTACCCCGAATTCGACCACGTGTTCCTGAAGAAGCTCGGCTGGTGGGCCGAGCTTACGCCCCAGGAGCAGGCGATGGCCGAAGGCAAGAACTGGAAGACCGATAATTCGGGCGGCATCATCCGGGTCGTCATCGGCCATGGCTGCGCACCCTTCGGCAATGCGCGGGCACGCTGCAACGTGTGGAACTTCCCCGATCCGGTGCCGACCCACCGCGAGCCGCTGGCCTCGCCTCGCCGCGACCTGGTTGCCAAGTACCCGAGCTACGACGACAAGGCCAACTTCTGGCGCCTGCCAACCCTGTTCAAGTCAGTGCAGGACGTTGACTACTCGAAGGACTTCCCGCTGATCATGACCTCCGGCCGCCTGGTCGAGTACGAAGGCGGCGGCGAGGAAACCCGTTCCAACCCCTGGCTGGCCGAACTGCAGCAGAACATGTTCGTCGAGATCAACCCGCGCGACGCGGCCCAGATCCGCGCCAAGGTGGGCGACTACGTCTGGGTCGAGACCCCCACCGGGGCGCGCCTGAAGATGATGGCGATGGTCACCGAGCGGGTGCCGATCGGCCTGGTCTGGATGCCTTTCCACTTCGGCGGCTGGTGGATGGGAGAAGACCTCGAGCGCCACTATCCGGAAGGCGGCGCGCCGACGGTGCGCGGCGAGGCCTGCAACACGGGCTGGACCTACGGTTACGACGCCGTGACGATGATGCAGGAAACCAAGGTATCGCAGTGCCGGGTCGTCAAGGCCTGA
- a CDS encoding twin-arginine translocation signal domain-containing protein: protein MEQQAQQLEHAQDVKPAAGQETGLPDPSRRGFLKAAPLGALAVVAGTAEAADAPAPAPAPAAAPQVKRGYHETDHIRRYYETAAYW, encoded by the coding sequence ATGGAACAGCAAGCGCAGCAACTTGAACACGCACAGGACGTCAAGCCGGCCGCAGGGCAGGAGACAGGTCTCCCGGACCCTAGCCGCCGCGGTTTCCTGAAGGCCGCGCCGCTGGGGGCGCTGGCGGTCGTCGCCGGCACCGCCGAGGCCGCCGACGCTCCGGCGCCGGCGCCGGCGCCCGCGGCGGCGCCGCAGGTCAAGCGCGGCTACCACGAAACGGATCACATCCGCCGTTACTACGAGACCGCCGCATATTGGTGA